From the genome of Trypanosoma brucei brucei TREU927 chromosome 11 chr11_scaffold01 genomic scaffold, whole genome shotgun sequence:
TATTGGTTTACGACTCTTCCTTGaatcaaaaaatatatgaaagTGTCTTTAGGGaccgtgtttgtgtgtgtgggggggggaatcTGTCTGTTCAAGGTGAATGGCGCTCCGCACGTTCTCCTTACCCTTTTGCCGAactgtttctcttcctcttcttcacttctttttaaaCATGTGCCTCCATCACCGGCAATTTACTAAAGAGAGACGCTTCCTTTTACCGTAGGATATACCATAGCTGCGGAGTGGAAGCGGTCCGGTATAAGTGGGGTGGAGTGAGAGATAGGATAGGCGACAACCACTTAACACTTGCAATGACTAGCAGGAAGCGGCCGCGGGAAGCAGCTACATATCATGACATTCGTTTGATGTGTCAGCACGCGAGGGAACGGGAGGCGTTGCTACGCACGGGGCCGTTCTTTGTGGAGCGCATTCTGGCGCCCCGTCTTGTGGGTATTCATTACAGAGTGGACGGTTTATTGACCGACCCCAGTCGGTTGAGCCGTGACAGCGAGGTGCGTGTGCCACTAAAGTGGCGGCAGCGGTGCCAAGGACTACTTGCACTACCTCAACACGCACAAGTAGAGGGTTTAAAACGACATTTTGGTTCGATGAACGTCGATGATTTCCGGACTGTGATCCCGTCACCAGTGTATGTCGCGACGAGGGGTGAGAGGAGTGGCATAAATGTTGCGGTAAGGGCACTAGCCCCTGTAACAGACGTGGTGTTTGACATGGAGGAGCAATTTGCCGTTGTATGCCAGCGGCGCCGCTTCTCTACCTACGCAATTAGCAGTTGGATGGAGAGTTTAGATGTACCTTCCATTCCTGGTGCTGCAGTCCCTCTAGTTTCAGTTGAGCCGCAAGGCTTCTCGAGTCTCGGGTTTGCCCTCTCAGCGTTGCAATTTTTGTCATCTTCACTTCATGTTATTGCCGGTTACCATAGAGCCCCAGTGGTGGATATCTTTGACTTGGAGAATGTTGACGAGGAGACGAgtgagccccagcagcggtTCAACCTGACGGATGTGAAGGAAAACGGAAACGTTGAGGATGGTTCAAGCGCCTACGCAAACGATGTTATGCCAATGGACAGATACGTTAGTTTGGGGGCGCTGTCATCAGGGTTGTCCGTGTGGTTAGACAGTCGTAGCGGAAAGGCGGAGGCATGTACTGGAGTCTTAACGCGCCAATACACTATTGGGGCCCACAACCGCCATACGGGCCGCCGTGATCCACTCGCATGCGTAACCTCCTTGTGCCAAGGCAACCCTGCGAACATACTTCTAGGAACGGAGGCTGGAGCGTTGCAGCTGTGGGACGTGCGTTGCGCCAGAGAGTGCGTGGCCCAACATATGACATCGGCGTCAATCTGTCGCCTCCATCCATCGTACTCATATCCCCTGCGCAACGTTGTGTGGCTTAACACGTTAGCGGGCTGCGTGGAAGCTGTAAGCGTTGGACAGAGCGACATGGAGCTGTTGGCACGACGTCTGTGCCCGGACTTCCAGCGTTCATCCTCAACGTTTCATTTACCGCCACCACGTCTCTCCTTCATGGAGTCCTCTGGGGTTGTGGCTTGTCCACACATATCTTCCGGCAAACTGTTGCTTTATGATGGGAGTTCCTTGGTAAAACAGCCGAACAACTCTCGCACACAGTTATCTTCATATAATAGAGGTGTGGATGGAAAGGACAACGAGTATGAAAACGGGCATTGTAGCAATTTTGGTGGTTTTCTTCGGGAGGCATCCTCTTCCAGTGAGGAAAGTGGAGAGCGTGAAATTCCGCTGCTGAATGCTCTGCCCTCTGAGGCTAATGCGCTCGTGACTGCATGCACCGTGTGGAGCAACCGCGATATGTTCGTGCTTGGGGATGAAACAGGCCGAGTGCAGCTCCTGTAATATACAAACTCGTAGAGAGGTAGATGGGCATTGTCTCCCGTTGTCTGTCTTACCATCATTTTTCTTCACGCATATGTCACTACTTTTTTATACACCAGTCGGTGGCGATTGGTTATGTTGTCACGCACGCTCTTTATACATAGGAGCGCCTTGTTACTTGTACATTCACTTTGCATGAACACACGTGTgtgtggtaaaaaaaaaagctatgGGGATGCGACAAGTTTATTTGTGGTGATGTTGACAACAGTGATAATAGTGTCAGGGTTATGTATTGTTCTTTCCGTGCCATTTACCATCTGGGACTTAGGTAGGCTTAACTAAAAATTACTCAGAGAGGAACGTTAAACGCAGATGCTCCGTCGCAGTGGTTGCTTCCTCAACATGGGGCTGGGGGACGAGTACGTGAAAAAGGTGTTCAACAGCGTGGCCAGCAAGTATGATATGATGAACGATGTTCTTTCGCTTGGCATACACCGCCTGTGGAAGCGCGAATTTGTCCGTGACTACGTACGACCGTGCCCTGGTGGATCGTACGTTGACGTCGCTGGAGGTACTGGCGATATTGCCTTTCGCATAATTGATGAAGTGCGCCAGTTGGAACGGGGACTTCCAGGCCTTACACCTCCCGACTTTCGAGGAGTTGGTGTGACGGTTGTGGACATTAATGAACAGATGGTTCACGAGGGAGAGGCCCGGGCAGCACGGGAAGGATATGATGGTTTGGAGTGGATTGTCGCCAGCGGGGAGGAGCTTCCGTTGGATGACATGCAGTTCGATGGCTACACGGTATCGTTTGGCCTGCGGAATTTCAGTGACAGGCCGAAAGCCCTTCGAGAAGCGCATCGAGTGCTGAAAGTGGGTGGTGTACTGAGCGTGCTGGAGTTTAGCAAAGTCACGTGCTCGCTGCTGCGCGTGCCTTACGACGTGTGGTCTTACGGTTTCATTCCACAAGCCGGCCGGATTTTGGCAAATGAGGAAAGCTATAGGTACCTTGTGGATAGCATTAGAGCCTTTCCCGATCAGGAGACCCTCGCAGAGATGATTCGGGAGGCGGGATTCGGTTACGTGAGGTATGATAATCTCTCTGGCGGAATCGCATGCGTACACACCGCAGTAAAAACGGAGGCTGTTCCAATACATAAACCTAAGTCAGAGGTAGAAAACGCTATGGCGCAACAGGAGCGAGTGGTAGAAGACAGTAAAGTGGGGGCTGCATAGAAAACTCTCCCGATTGAGCTGTGTTGTGCAACATTTGTTGAAAACATACAAGCAGAATTAAGTATAGTAGTCGCAGGGGAACTTTAATCATTCATATGCCACAAGGCGTATAATAGTGGTGGgcttatatattttcttattcaacccttgctgcatgccGGGGCCTACGTTTTGTGTTCGTTGTAGCTCCACTTTGGCAACGGCCACGCTATGCCCTGTTActtttttcattatattttGCACGTCGTGTTTTAATCAATTTTGTATTATCCGGTtcattcttcattttttccccctcccgtGCATTTTAGCGTGTAACGACGGCGGCGCCTGACCTAATCATTGTCGGCTGCACACGAGGTTCATTGCAACCGTCTAGAGAGTTACGAGGGGTGGTAGTGGTGAGTAccataaaggaaaaggaccgaaaaaaaaataggaggc
Proteins encoded in this window:
- a CDS encoding ubiquinone biosynthesis methyltransferase, putative, with amino-acid sequence MLRRSGCFLNMGLGDEYVKKVFNSVASKYDMMNDVLSLGIHRLWKREFVRDYVRPCPGGSYVDVAGGTGDIAFRIIDEVRQLERGLPGLTPPDFRGVGVTVVDINEQMVHEGEARAAREGYDGLEWIVASGEELPLDDMQFDGYTVSFGLRNFSDRPKALREAHRVLKVGGVLSVLEFSKVTCSLLRVPYDVWSYGFIPQAGRILANEESYRYLVDSIRAFPDQETLAEMIREAGFGYVRYDNLSGGIACVHTAVKTEAVPIHKPKSEVENAMAQQERVVEDSKVGAA